In Primulina eburnea isolate SZY01 chromosome 14, ASM2296580v1, whole genome shotgun sequence, the following proteins share a genomic window:
- the LOC140811462 gene encoding serine/threonine-protein kinase BSK2-like: MGCLQSKTANVRSPDQESSLPDSKPDLGNGDPVDQDQVPAFKEFGLADLRAATNGFISDLIVSESGEKAPNIVYRGKLRSNQLVAIKRFSKQSWPDAQQFVVEAAEVGKVRHKRLVNLIGCCAEGDERLLVAEYMPNDTLSKRLFHWDKQPWPWEMRLRVAYHIGQALDHCNAENRKIYHDLNAYRVLFDEDGDPRLSSFGLMKNSRDGKSYSTNLAYTPPEFLFSGRVIPESVVYSYGTVLLDLLSGKHIPPSHALDLIRRKNVLMLMDSSLEGQCAKEDATALVELASNCLLYEARERPDFKFVLTAAAPLQKQKEVASHILMGLTRSPVVLPTMFSPLGKACVRIDLTAVHDILLKTGYKDEEGADNELSFQEWTQQVQDMLNTKKFGDIAFRDKDFKNAIDYYSKLVSMMSVPSGTVFVRRAFAYLMVGQPELALRDAMQAQVCLPEWPTTFYMQALALSKLGMETDAEYMLNDGA; encoded by the exons ATGGGCTGTTTGCAGTCCAAAACTGCCAATGTCCGCTCCCCTGATCAGGAATCTTCACTACCCGACTCAAAACCGGATCTGG GGAATGGTGACCCAGTTGATCAAGATCAAGTCCCTGCATTCAAGGAATTTGGGCTTGCAGACCTTCGTGCAGCAACAAATGGATTCATCAGCGATCTGATAGTTTCCGAGAGTGGGGAGAAGGCACCTAACATTGTCTATAGGGGGAAACTTCGAAGTAATCAGCTTGTTGCTATTAAGCGCTTCTCAAAGCAGTCTTGGCCTGATGCTCAGCAGTTTGTG GTAGAAGCTGCCGAAGTTGGCAAGGTTAGACATAAGAGATTAGTGAACTTGATTGGTTGTTGTGCAGAAGGGGATGAACGCCTGTTAGTTGCCGAATATATGCCCAATGATACACTTTCAAAGCGTCTCTTTCACT GGGATAAACAGCCTTGGCCATGGGAAATGCGTTTGAGAGTTGCATATCACATAGGACAAGCTCTTGACCACTGCAATGCTGAAAATCGCAAAATCTATCACGACTTAAATGCTTACAGAGTTCTTTTTGATGAG GATGGTGACCCTCGACTATCCAGTTTTGGCTTGATGAAAAACAGTAGGGATGGAAAGAGTTATAGCACCAATTTAGCTTACACTCCTCCTGAGTTTTTG TTTTCAGGGAGGGTGATCCCAGAGAGTGTCGTATATAGCTACGGAACCGTTCTTCTGGACCTTCTGAGTGGAAAGCATATTCCACCTAGCCAT GCATTGGATTTGATTAGAAGAAAAAATGTTCTGATGCTGATGGACTCGTCTCTGGAAGGACAGTGTGCTAAAGAAGATGCTACTGCATTGGTTGAACTTGCCTCAAACTGCCTCCTGTATGAGGCCAGAGAAAGGCCTGATTTCAAGTTTGTTCTTACGGCTGCTGCGCCTCTTCAAAAGCAAAAAGAG GTTGCATCACATATACTAATGGGTTTAACAAGATCTCCTGTGGTTCTCCCGACCATGTTTTCTCCGCTTGGAAAGGCTTGCGTGAGGATTGACCTTACCGCCGTTCATGACATCTTGCTCAAAACAGGATATAAAGATGAAGAGGGTGCAGACAATGAG CTTTCTTTCCAAGAATGGACACAACAAGTTCAGGATATGCTAAATACGAAGAAATTTGGCGATATTGCATTCAGAGACAAAGATTTCAAGAATGCAATTGACTACTACTCCAAG CTAGTATCAATGATGTCTGTTCCATCTGGCACGGTTTTTGTGAGGCGGGCGTTTGCCTACTTAATGGTAGGCCAACCTGAACTAGCATTGAGAGACGCTATGCAGGCTCAAGTTTGCTTGCCTGAGTGGCCTACAACCTTTTACATGCAAGCTCTGGCCCTTTCTAAGCTCGGAATGGAGACTGATGCTGAATACATGCTCAACGATGGAGCCTAA
- the LOC140811461 gene encoding transcription termination factor MTERF4, chloroplastic, producing the protein MAMLVRKVRNLRAVVRVASENPILLPFLKHLQNSPVACFEESLQKPYSTNSSNFPEYQMPTVTWGVIQGRKEKLVSRVIVCDYLKSIGIIPDELEGLELPSTVEVMRERVEFLQKIGLTIDDFNEYPLMLGCSVRKNIIPVLGYLEKIGIPRGRMGEFVKNYPQCLHASVVVELAPVIRCLRGLDVEKQDIGYVLMKYPELLGFKLEGTMSTSVAYLVSIGVNPRDIGPMVTQYPYILGMRVGTMIKPLVEYLVSLGLPKKILARMFEKRAYILGYHLEETVKPNIDCLMSFGVRREALPSVIAQYPQIIGLPLKAKLSSQQYFFNLKLKISPDGFALVVEKMPQIVSLNQKVIMKPVEFLIGRGISPDDVAKMVVKCPQLVALQIGLMKNSYYYYKTEIGRPVKELVEFPEYLTYSLESRIKPRYQRLQSKGIRCSLAWFLNCSDQRFEERLQGEYIDAESTGPTFFMGGKLELPGSEIVSEEEADSDDEILYRRTVSL; encoded by the coding sequence ATGGCCATGCTTGTGAGGAAGGTCCGAAACTTGAGAGCCGTAGTTCGAGTAGCCTCGGAAAATCCGATTCTATTACCATTCTTGAAACACCTCCAAAATTCCCCGGTCGCGTGTTTCGAAGAATCGCTTCAAAAACCCTATTCGACGAATTCATCGAATTTTCCTGAATATCAAATGCCCACGGTCACGTGGGGAGTAATTCAAGGCCGGAAGGAGAAGTTGGTGTCGAGGGTTATTGTTTGCGACTACTTGAAATCTATAGGGATAATCCCAGATGAATTGGAGGGACTTGAATTGCCCTCCACGGTGGAGGTAATGCGAGAGAGAGTCGAGTTTTTGCAGAAAATAGGCCTCACTATCGATGACTTTAATGAATACCCGTTAATGCTAGGTTGCAGTGTGCGTAAGAACATCATTCCGGTGTTGGGATACTTGGAAAAGATTGGGATTCCTAGGGGAAGAATGGGCGAATTTGTGAAAAATTATCCTCAATGCTTACATGCTAGTGTAGTGGTGGAGCTTGCTCCAGTTATTAGGTGTTTACGTGGGCTTGATGTGGAAAAACAAGATATCGGGTATGTATTGATGAAATATCCAGAACTTTTAGGTTTTAAGCTTGAAGGAACGATGAGTACTTCGGTTGCTTATTTGGTTAGTATAGGGGTTAACCCTCGGGATATTGGACCAATGGTGACTCAGTATCCATATATCTTGGGGATGCGAGTCGGGACAATGATAAAACCACTTGTCGAGTATTTAGTCTCATTGGGTTTACCGAAGAAGATTTTGGCAAGAATGTTTGAGAAGCGGGCATATATTCTTGGTTATCATCTTGAAGAAACTGTGAAACCAAACATTGATTGTTTGATGAGTTTTGGTGTTCGAAGAGAAGCACTTCCTTCAGTTATTGCACAATATCCACAAATTATTGGACTCCCTTTGAAAGCAAAATTATCATCACAACAATACTTTTTCAATTTGAAGCTCAAGATCAGTCCTGATGGATTTGCTCTAGTGGTCGAGAAAATGCCGCAGATCGTTAGCCTTAACCAAAAGGTGATTATGAAACCTGTAGAATTCCTTATTGGACGGGGTATTTCTCCCGATGATGTAGCAAAAATGGTCGTTAAGTGCCCTCAATTAGTTGCTCTACAAATCGGCCTTATGAAAAAcagttattattattacaagACTGAAATAGGAAGGCCAGTGAAAGAGCTTGTCGAGTTTCCTGAATACTTGACTTATAGCTTGGAATCAAGGATTAAACCAAGGTACCAGAGATTACAGAGTAAGGGGATTAGATGTTCTTTGGCTTGGTTCCTTAACTGTAGTGATCAGCGGTTTGAAGAGAGATTACAAGGAGAATACATAGATGCAGAGAGCACGGGTCCAACCTTTTTTATGGGTGGCAAGTTGGAGCTTCCAGGAAGCGAGATTGTATCAGAAGAAGAGGCTGACAGTGACGATGAAATTCTCTACAGACGCACTGTTTCTTTGTAG